In Dioscorea cayenensis subsp. rotundata cultivar TDr96_F1 chromosome 11, TDr96_F1_v2_PseudoChromosome.rev07_lg8_w22 25.fasta, whole genome shotgun sequence, a single genomic region encodes these proteins:
- the LOC120271799 gene encoding uncharacterized protein LOC120271799 — protein sequence MKASLDPSDALYLHPSDNPGLVLVSKVFDGSGYGSWRRAMVIALSAKNKLGFVNGECEIPDSNSSDLQNWERCNNMVISWLLNSLVKELAESVVYATTASEIWDDLEERFGQSNGPQMFQIQKELSQAVQGTSSITAYYTRIKKLWSFGMRSKL from the coding sequence ATGAAAGCTTCTTTAGATCCCTCAGATGCTCTATATCTTCATCCCTCTGACAATCCTGGACTAGTCCTGGTTTCTAAGGTTTTCGATGGGAGTGGTTATGGATCTTGGAGGCGTGCCATGGTAATCGCTCTCTCTGCAAAAAATAAGTTAGGATTTGTGAATGGAGAATGTGAAATACCCGATTCTAACTCTTCAGACTTGCAGAATTGGGAGAGATGTAATAACATGGTCATTTCTTGGTTATTGAATAGCTTGGTGAAGGAGTTAGCTGAAAGTGTAGTATATGCTACAACAGCTAGTGAGATCTGGGATGATCTAGAGGAAAGGTTTGGTCAATCAAATGGACCACAAATGTTTCAAATTCAGAAAGAGTTAAGTCAGGCTGTGCAAGGAACCAGTAGTATAACTGCATATTATACTAGAATTAAAAAGCTTTGGAGCTTTGGGATGAGATCAAAGCTTTGA